CCTGCTGTTCGCGCCGTTCATAGACCACGGCTTCATGCGCCGCGCGCTGGTGGCGTGCCTGGCGCTGTCGGCCGGCAGCGCCACCGTGGGCGTGTTCCTGATCCTGCGGCGCATGAGCCTGATGGGCGACGCGCTGGCGCACGCGCTGCTGCCGGGCGCGGCGATCGGCTTCCTCGCCGGCGGCCTGTCGCTGCCGGCGATGAGCGCCGGCGGCTTCGTCGCGGGCATCGCGACCGCGCTGCTGTCCGGCATGGTGTCGCGCTACACCAACCTGCGCGAGGACGCGAGCTTCGCGGCCGCCTACCTGACGGCGCTGGCGCTGGGCGTGATGATCGTGTCGCTCAAGGGCTCGACCGTCGATCTGATGCACATACTCTTCGGCACCATCCTCGCGGTCGACGACCTGTCGCTGGTGCTCGTCGCCGGCACCGCGTCGCTCACGCTGCTGGGCATGGCCGCGATCTACCGGCCGCTGGTGGTGGAGTGCTTCAACCCCGGCTTCCTCGCCGCCGTCG
The genomic region above belongs to Rhodospirillales bacterium and contains:
- a CDS encoding metal ABC transporter permease: MRRALVACLALSAGSATVGVFLILRRMSLMGDALAHALLPGAAIGFLAGGLSLPAMSAGGFVAGIATALLSGMVSRYTNLREDASFAAAYLTALALGVMIVSLKGSTVDLMHILFGTILAVDDLSLVLVAGTASLTLLGMAAIYRPLVVECFNPGFLAAVGARGSIYHYGFLGLAVLNMVAAFQALGTLMALGLLLLPAVAASFWARDVAWMALVAFPMAALSGVAGLLISYHSGLPSGPSIVLVASLFYIASLLVGSNDSVRQRAQGPAHLRG